GGCGGAACCGGCAAAACCCCGCATGTAGAGTACATGATCCGTTTGCTGAAAAACTATTTCCGGGTGGCAACACTCAGCCGTGGATATAACCGCCGTACCAGTGGCTACCTGCTGGCAGATGCCCATAGCACCGCCGCTGATATCGGCGACGAACCCATGCAGTTTCATGTCAAATACCCCGATATCAGCGTATGTGTGGGTGAAGAACGGATGCTGGCAGTACCCCAGCTGCTCAGCGATGAGCCGGATACACAGGTGATACTGCTGGATGATGCCTTCCAGCACCGGTCTATTCAGCCAGGACTGAATATCATGCTCACCGACTACAGCCGCCTCTTTACACGCGATCATGTAGTGCCCTTCGGGCGCCTGAGGGAAGGGCGGAAAGGCTACCACCGCGCAGACTGCATTATTGTTTCCAAGTGTCCGCCTGCGATGAGCGTGACAGAAAAACAGGCCCTTGAAAAAGAAATTAACCCGCTGCCTCATCAGCGGCTCTTTTTCACTACCTTGCAATACGGTACCCCCACCGATATGATGACCCATCAACCGGTTGAAATCCCCGGATCGGCCACGGTACTGCTGGCATGCGGTATTGCAAGGCCCGAACCCCTGCTGGAAGAGCTTAAAAACCGCTATCAGCAGGTTTTCCTGCTAGCTTTCCCCGATCATTATTACTATTCGGAGAAAGACATCGCCAAGATCAAGAAGGAATGCGACGACCTGCCAGGCAAAGAAAAGATTGTCATTACCACAGAGAAAGATGCGGTAAGGTTACAGCTTCTCAAAGCCGCACTGACGGAACAAAACCTGCAAATTGCAGTGATGCCGGTTGAAATTTCCTTCCTTTTCGGTGAAGCAGAATCATTTAATAACTTTATTTTTGACTATATAGGCAGGCATCTGCCTGCACCAGGTCAATAACTTACGACTAAAATGAGCAGAAGAAAGAAAAATAAAAATAAGAAAGGCGGAAACCCACGCCAGCAACACCATCCACATCATCCACATCATGGTCACAGTCACGGCCAGAAGAAAACCTTTAAAGGTATTGTGGAAGTCACCAAATCAGGAATGGCTTTCGTTATCGTGGAAGGCCTGACAAAGGATATCATGGTGAAACAGAAAAACCTCCAGACTGCACTCGATAAAGACGAGGTTTTGGTAGACGTGCTGAAACAGGCCCATAACCAGGGCCGGATGGAGGGCGTTATAACGGAAATCCTTAAACGAAATAAAACCGAATTCACCGGTACACTGCAGGTAAGCAAAAACTTTGCCTTCCTTATACCGGATAAAGGACTCTTTATGCCGGATATCTATATTCCGGCAAACTCACTCGGACAGGCCAAAAGCGGCGATAAAGCGGTAGTAAAGATCGTAGCCTGGGGCGAGAAATCCCGTAAGCCGGTAGGAGAGATCCTCGAAATATTGGATGCAAGCGATTCAAACGACCTCGCCATGAAGGAAATCCTGATCGAATCAGGTTTCCCATTGAACTTCCCCAAAGAAGTAATGGCAGAACTGGAACAATTGCAGGAGAATATAACGGAAACGGAAGTACGAAACAGGAAGGATGTCCGCAAGATATTGACGATGACCATCGATCCTGTTGATGCGAAAGACTTTGACGATGCCATTTCCATCCGCCCGCTGAAGAACGGATTGTATGAGATTGGCGTTCACATCGCTGATGTGAGCCATTATGTGCTCCCGGGAACAGAACTGGATAAGGAAGCCGATAAAAGAGCTACCTCTGTTTACCTGCCGGATCGTGTACTGCCCATGCTGCCGGAAAAGATCTCTAATGAGCTTTGCTCGCTGCGTCCGCATGAAGACAAGCTTACATTTTCGGCCATGTTTCAGATGAATGAGAGCGGTGAAATCAAACAGCACTGGATTGGCCGAACTTTGATCCATTCCGATCACCGGTTCACCTATGAAGAAGTGCAGGAGATCATTGAAAGCGGAAGCGGGTTGTATCAGAAAGAAATTCTGTTGTTGAATAAAATAGCGCAAACACTGCGTGGGCAACGATTTGCACATGGCGCCATCAACTTCTCTTCTCAGGAAGTGCGGTTCAAACTCGACGAAACCGGCAAGCCTATTGGCATCGTGATCAAGGAAAGCAAAGAAGCGCATCAGCTGATTGAAGAGTTTATGTTGCTGGCCAATAAAACCATCGCAGCCTATGTAGCGAAAATCAGGGTCAATAAGCAGGAAGTACCTTTCCCTTACAGGGTGCATGATACTCCTGACCCCGAAAAGCTGAAAGTATTTGCCCTGTTTGCAGGGAGGTTTGGATATAAATTCGACCTGAGTGGCCCGGAAACCATTGCCGCCTCTTTCAACAATATGTTGTTGAATGTACAGGGAAGGCCCGAGCAGCCGGTACTCGAAACACTGGGTATCCGCACTATGGCCAAAGCGGTTTATACCGTCAACAATATAGGCCACTACGGCCTCGGCTTTGCAGACTATTGTCACTTCACCTCTCCGATACGGCGTTACCCCGATGTACTCGTACAC
The genomic region above belongs to Chitinophaga sp. 180180018-3 and contains:
- the lpxK gene encoding tetraacyldisaccharide 4'-kinase, which produces MLRYLKVLLYPFSLLYGLVMWLRNRFYDKGILTAVKFDLPVIAAGNLSVGGTGKTPHVEYMIRLLKNYFRVATLSRGYNRRTSGYLLADAHSTAADIGDEPMQFHVKYPDISVCVGEERMLAVPQLLSDEPDTQVILLDDAFQHRSIQPGLNIMLTDYSRLFTRDHVVPFGRLREGRKGYHRADCIIVSKCPPAMSVTEKQALEKEINPLPHQRLFFTTLQYGTPTDMMTHQPVEIPGSATVLLACGIARPEPLLEELKNRYQQVFLLAFPDHYYYSEKDIAKIKKECDDLPGKEKIVITTEKDAVRLQLLKAALTEQNLQIAVMPVEISFLFGEAESFNNFIFDYIGRHLPAPGQ
- the rnr gene encoding ribonuclease R, which translates into the protein MSRRKKNKNKKGGNPRQQHHPHHPHHGHSHGQKKTFKGIVEVTKSGMAFVIVEGLTKDIMVKQKNLQTALDKDEVLVDVLKQAHNQGRMEGVITEILKRNKTEFTGTLQVSKNFAFLIPDKGLFMPDIYIPANSLGQAKSGDKAVVKIVAWGEKSRKPVGEILEILDASDSNDLAMKEILIESGFPLNFPKEVMAELEQLQENITETEVRNRKDVRKILTMTIDPVDAKDFDDAISIRPLKNGLYEIGVHIADVSHYVLPGTELDKEADKRATSVYLPDRVLPMLPEKISNELCSLRPHEDKLTFSAMFQMNESGEIKQHWIGRTLIHSDHRFTYEEVQEIIESGSGLYQKEILLLNKIAQTLRGQRFAHGAINFSSQEVRFKLDETGKPIGIVIKESKEAHQLIEEFMLLANKTIAAYVAKIRVNKQEVPFPYRVHDTPDPEKLKVFALFAGRFGYKFDLSGPETIAASFNNMLLNVQGRPEQPVLETLGIRTMAKAVYTVNNIGHYGLGFADYCHFTSPIRRYPDVLVHRVLAECLANDVKPDKQMEQKCKHSSEMERKAMDAERAGNKYKQVEYMQQFIGHTFEGVISGVAHFGFWVETMDTKCEGLISIHSLNKREDFQYNEGDYALVGQSTGRKFRIGQKVSIRVVAANLAKRQLDYDLEDELTGTVVAERAFKPTQREERREERHEGRKKKKDRQRAKPWQQEGAPKVSLSEPKPLPVVDQVVVETHVVPVTPGEITIDPAASATPQVTPSQMEEKTKAPVTAPEGVAPAESPAPVRKHARPVKQSPVAQSEPQPAPAKAAPKRTEVKTKAPGKATKTTATSVAEPAKKQPAARKAAVPEKTVKAKATKTTTAKKATAKPAPVKNAATKSAAASKKTASPKKAASTSSPVKKSVKATPVKKAATKSAAVTKKTVAPKRAASASSPVKKSVKATPVKKAATKSAAATKKTVAPKKAASTSSPVKKSVKVTPAKKATAKTAATKAATVKKAAKPVAKTVAPKKATKPASTVKKATPASKATAAKKAAPAKKTVKSVSSAKKTTKGPVKKKNKK